In Paenibacillus durus, the DNA window GCTTCTGCCCATGATCGGTTTTAGCATGAATCAGCTTGATGTGTATATCATCCTTTTGTTAGGCTATTATTTCTTCATCATTACATTCGTCATCATGCTGCTTCTGCTGTATTACGATGACCGGAAAGGTGTTTTTATGATCAGCGGTGTCTTTCTCGTTCTGAATACCGGCTTAAGCACCCTCTCTATGCTGGGCGGCTACGATGGCTATGGTTTGTTTGCCGCTTCCTTTATTGCCGTGCTGCTTGCACTCGGACGGTTAATCATTTATGTCCGCAGCATTGACTACCACACCTTCTGCGCTCAGCCTGTTAATCCGGTCAAGCGGGAACGGGGGCGTCTGTTCCGTCCGGGGCTGGCGTCCGTTACGCTTGCCGTTCTGGTCATTCTGCTGACGGGCTGCATGGACAGCGGCTTGGATGAGAAGAGCGCCCCGAAGGCGGCGGATTCCCCAATCTCCGAGCCGGTTACCCAGGATAAGCTGGCCGAGGACAAGCGCATCTATGAAAGGGACAATGATACCTCCGTGGATACCTTGTATTTGACCGTGCTTGAAGGTGACAAACAAGAAGGCGAAGCCCCCCTCACCTGGTATGAGCTGAACCGGATTCGCAGCCGGATGGAAGAAGGCTCGCTGAACGCCATCCTGCAGGAAGGCGCAGCCGATGGCAGCGGACCGGCTTCAGGGTCCTTTGGCTACTCATCCCAGGAAGCCAACGCCCATGTTTCACTTCGCGGGAATTCGACGCGGTATGCTTCCCAGCGGTCGTACAAGATCAAACTGAATGATCTGGCGGGACTATGGAATGATCAGCGCACGATTAACTTGAACAAGCATGCCTACGACCCCTCGAGGCTGCGCAATAAACTCAGCTTCGATCTGTTCGAGACCATCCCGAATATTACAAGTCTGCGTACCCGCTTCGTGCATCTCTATGTGAAGGATCTGAGCGAAGGCGGCGCGGCCAATTCAAAGCCGTTCATCGATTATGGACTGTACACTCAGATCGAACAGCCTAACAAGCAATTCCTGAAGAATCACTGGCTTGACCCATACGGACAGTTATACAAAGCTACCATGTTTGAGTTTTTCGAGTATCAGGGTGAGCTTCGGCTGCAGGATGATCCGCTGTATGACAAGGCCAAGTTTGAAACCCGCCTGCAAATCAACGGGCGTGAAGATCACCGGAAACTGCTGGACATGCTGAAAGATGTGAACAATCTGTCCATTCCAATCAATGAAGTTATAGACAAGCACTTTGACCTGGATAACTATCTGACCTGGATGGCCTCCAACATTTTAATGGACAACATGGATACGAATACCCAGAATTTCCTGCTATACTCCCCGCTTAACTCCGAAAAATGGTACTTCCTTCCATGGGACTATGATGGAGGATGGGAGCTGCAGCAAAATTCGGCTAACATCATCACTTACAGCAGCGGCATCAGCAATTATTGGGGCTCCAAGCTGCATAACCGTTTTTTCCGCAATATGGAAAATGTGAACCTGCTAAAGGACAAGATCGACGAGTTGTACCGGGACTATATCAATAACGATATCATTTCCAAAAGAGTCGCGTTGTACGCCCCTATCACACAGCTGTACACCAGTAAGCAGCCCGACAAAGGCTTTCTCCCGGAGCTCTTTTCCGATGTCCCCAAGGATCTGGCAACGATCAGTACAGTTCCCGAACGCTCCATGAAGCGGTTTATTGAAGATATACAGAAGCCCAAGCCCTTCTTTCTGGACGATCTGCATCAGGAGGGGACAACTTCCGTATTTCAGTGGGATGCCTCGTTCGACCTTCAAGGAGACACCCTGAATTATGATTTTACTCTGGCCAGGGACCCGCAGTTTACAAAGGTGGTCAAACGGATAAGCACACCGGGTACCTCCGTGCGGCTCAGCGGACTTTCGCCAGGAACGTACTATTGGAAGGTAACGGCGGCCGACGGCAAGGGACATTCGCAAATCGCATTTGATATTTATTACGACGGTGAAGGCACTGCCTACAACGGAGTCAGAGAGGTTAAGGTGAACTGACATGGAATTTATGGGCCGGCCTCTCAGGCACGAATTCAAATATTATCTGCATCCCCATGAATATTTATCCATGCGTCAGCGTGTAGCGTCGCTGCTTCCGCTTGATCCGTATTCGCAGAACGCGGACGGCTACGGCATCCGCAGTCTGTACTTCGACAGTCCTGTGGATCATGCGCTGTACGATAAGACAAACGGAATTTTTGGGCGCGAGAAGTTTCGAATTCGGATATACAATGCAAGCGACAGTTCGATTAAGCTGGAACGCAAGAGTAAATACGGGGATTATGTAAGTAAAGAGAGCGCTCCGCTAACCCGCCCCGAGTATGAAAACATTGTGCACGGGGACGCCTCGTCGATTGCGGATTCGCCGCATCCTCTTGTTCGGGATTTATACAGGGCACTTACTTATAAGGGCTTCCGCCGGGCGGCAATCGTCGATTACGTGCGTGAAGCCTATGTATACGATTACGGGGATGTCCGTATTACATTCGACAAGAAGCTGTCCTCCGGCATCAACAGTCTGGATCTGTTCGACCCCGGGCTGGCTTTTCGGGAAGCTCTGGACGATTCCACACGGACCATTCTGGAAATTAAATTCAACCGCTTCCTGCCGGAACCGGTACGTCTCATCACCACCCCGGCTGCGAGCGTCCGGTCCACGATATCCAAATATGTAATATGCAGGGAAGCCGCCAAACTTCATTTCAAACGATAAGGGGATACACCTCAAAATGGATGACACTATAAATTTCCAGGATTTATTTAAAAAAAGCGCGCTGCACCTTGATGCCTTCCGGACCGTTTCATATATCGATGTCCTGCTCGGTCTTATCACTTCCTTAGGTGTCGGTCTGTTCATCTTTTACATTTACCGCAAAACCTTTCGCGGGGTCGTCTACAGCTATAATTACAATGCCGCCTTCGTGCTCATGTGCATGATTACAAGCATGATTATCATGACCATCAGCTCCAATATCGTGCTCTCTCTCGGTATGGTTGGAGCACTCAGTATCGTGCGTTTTCGTACCGCCGTCAAAGACCCGCTGGACATTGTATACATGTTCTGGTCAATCGCGGGCGGCATTGCGACTGGAGCCAAACTCTATCCTGTCGCGCTCATCGGCTCCCTCGTCATTGGACTCGTACTGCTGTGGCTGTCCCGCCGCAAAGTCCGTGAGCAGCCTTACCTGCTGATTATCCGTCACTCGGAAGACGCCACCACGGAGCTTCGGGTCCGGATGCGGAAAATTGAACATACGCTGAGATCCAAGACGATCCGCAAGGACTTTGTGGAGCTTACGGTCGAACTCAGAATGCGGGACAACAACACCTCGTTCGTCCATGACATTTCCTCCATCGAAGGCGTTATGGATGTTTCGCTGATTAACTACACCGGAGATTACGCCCAATAATTATGAAAAAGCGCCAGAACAGCTAAAGTAGCTGATCACTGGCGCTTCTTTTTTCAATACGGGTTGGCAGCAAATGTTCACTCCCGGGCCGTATTTATCTTGAGACGTTACAAAACCTTGCTCAGAAAATCCTTCGTTCTGGCGTTCTTTGGGCTGCCAAACACTTCGGCAGGCGTTCCCTGCTCGACGATAAACCCGCCGTCCATGAACAGAATCCGGTCCCCTACCTCGCGGGCAAAGCCCATTTCGTGGGTAACGATGACCATAGTCATGCCCTGCTCGGCCAGCTTCTTCATGACCTCAAGCACCTCGCCCACCATCTCAGGGTCAAGCGCCGAGGTCGGCTCGTCGAACAGCATGACATGCGGATGCATGGCAAGCGCGCGGGCGATTGCGATCCGCTGCTTCTGCCCGCCCGAGAGCTGCGACGGGTAGGCATCCTTTTTATCTTCGAGACCGACGGTGCGCAGCAGGTCCATCGCTATTTTGTCCGCTTCCGCAGGAGACTGCTTCTTAACCTTGATCGGAGCCAGCGTAATGTTTTGCAGTACGGTCTTGTGGGGAAACAGATTGAACTGCTGGAAGACCATACCCATTTTTTCGCGAGTAACATTGATATCATGCTTCCGGTCCGTAATGGACTGTCCTTCAAAGGTAATTTCCCCGCCTGTCGGCTGTTCCAGCAGATTCAGGCAGCGTAAAAAGGTGCTTTTTCCCGAGCCGCTGGGACCGATGACGACAATCACTTCACCTTTTTGTATCGTAAGATCGATACCTTTCAGAATTTCCAGCTTTCCAAATGCCTTTTGCAAGTTCTTAACGGTGATCACTGGCGCTCCATCTCCTTTCCAGCCGGCCAAGGACCTTGGATAATGTAAATGTCAGAATAAAATACATCAGAGTAATAACCAGCAGCGGAGTCAGTCCGTCATAGGTAATCGTGGTAATGGTTCTGGCTTGGAACAACAAATCCATCGCTCCAATCATGCCGACAATGGACGATTCTTTGATGATGGTGATGAACTCGTTGCCTATCGCCGGGAGTACATTCTTCAACGCCTGCGGAAGAACAATATAGCGCATGGTCATCGCCTGCGTCATCCCGAGTGAACGTGACGCTTCCGTCTGTCCCAGGTTCACGCCCTGAATACCCGCCCGGAATATTTCGGCAAGATAAGCTGAGCTGTTGATTGTAAGAGTAATCACCCCCGACTGTATCGCGGTAAACTCAAGTCCGATTGAAGGAAGACCGTAGTGAATAATAAACAATTGAACAAGCATCGGCGTTCCGCGCAGAAATTCCACCCAGGCGGCGGCGATCCAGCGAAGCACTCTGAAGCTTGACATCCGCAGCAGAGCAACGACGATCCCGAGCACGAAGCCGCAGATGACTCCGATTACCGCGAGAAGCAGCGTGTACTGCAGTCCGGTCAGAAAAAAGCTGCGGTATTCATAGGCCATATTTAGCAAATTCATCCTACCCCAAACCTCCTATCAACAAAAAAATAGAAAACGGCGGACCACCGCCATTTTCTTCATTTGAGTGAAAAGCAACATACCAGCGCAGCTTTAAAGCTTACTTGCTCACGGCCAGATCGCTCGCCTTGGTCACATACTCTTCGATCTTTCCAGCAGAGTTCAGCTCGCCCAGAGTCTTGTTGATCTGTGTCAGGAGCTCCGAGTTGCCCTTCTTGACCCCGATGACGTAACCGTCATCTTCCACTTGCGGCTTCGCGTCAGTAATAGTCAGACCCTTTACATTTTTTACAAAAGATTTGGCTACCGGCCCTTCCATAATGGATGCATCGACACGGTTTGATTGAAGCTGGAGCACGATATCGGAAATTTTAGCGAGCGATGTCAGCTTCGCCCCCTCGATTCCTTTCGCGATATCTTCCTGAATGGAACCGGTCTGAATGCCGATCTTCGCGCCTTTCAAGGTATCCATCGTGCTGAATTTATCCTTGTCAGCTTCGCGGACCACAACGGCCTGCTCGGCTTTATAATAAATGTCGGACAGATCGATTTGCTTGGCTCTATCCGGAGTCGGACTAAGACCTGAAATGACCATATCCACTCTTCCGCTGGACAGCTCATTCAGCAGCGAGTCAAACGGCAGGTCCTTGATGACCAGCTCCGCGCCCATATCGGAAGCAATCTCCTTGGCAATATCAATGTCAAAACCGACGATGGTATCTTTACC includes these proteins:
- the pelG gene encoding exopolysaccharide Pel transporter PelG, giving the protein MAGIGFELRKLHNQQGLLRQIRAYAYSSMSTVGPMILCMAMVAGIQRLMAVSGAAFLERELFMTTIVYAFIFSVLVTGGVSMVLTRFLSDMLFQKQYQHALSSYYGAAAVCLPAGAVAALVFLKGVEAGFAYKAAAFLLFMELILIWLQSVHLTALKDYKRIFRGFLYGAGTAALGAWAVCEYTPYQTAAGMLAAVDAGFFLVLLLTNRHFEQVFPPRDSRLYFHFLSYFSKYPALFGIGTFLYTGVYTHSFVYWFGPQNKEVAGRYLVSPFYDTPVFYAYLSVMPTLILFTVAVETNFYEKFRGYYDLIRQRGTFKEISEARREMQRTLIRELTLVMETQLMFTVISLALGIKLLPMIGFSMNQLDVYIILLLGYYFFIITFVIMLLLLYYDDRKGVFMISGVFLVLNTGLSTLSMLGGYDGYGLFAASFIAVLLALGRLIIYVRSIDYHTFCAQPVNPVKRERGRLFRPGLASVTLAVLVILLTGCMDSGLDEKSAPKAADSPISEPVTQDKLAEDKRIYERDNDTSVDTLYLTVLEGDKQEGEAPLTWYELNRIRSRMEEGSLNAILQEGAADGSGPASGSFGYSSQEANAHVSLRGNSTRYASQRSYKIKLNDLAGLWNDQRTINLNKHAYDPSRLRNKLSFDLFETIPNITSLRTRFVHLYVKDLSEGGAANSKPFIDYGLYTQIEQPNKQFLKNHWLDPYGQLYKATMFEFFEYQGELRLQDDPLYDKAKFETRLQINGREDHRKLLDMLKDVNNLSIPINEVIDKHFDLDNYLTWMASNILMDNMDTNTQNFLLYSPLNSEKWYFLPWDYDGGWELQQNSANIITYSSGISNYWGSKLHNRFFRNMENVNLLKDKIDELYRDYINNDIISKRVALYAPITQLYTSKQPDKGFLPELFSDVPKDLATISTVPERSMKRFIEDIQKPKPFFLDDLHQEGTTSVFQWDASFDLQGDTLNYDFTLARDPQFTKVVKRISTPGTSVRLSGLSPGTYYWKVTAADGKGHSQIAFDIYYDGEGTAYNGVREVKVN
- a CDS encoding polyphosphate polymerase domain-containing protein, translating into MEFMGRPLRHEFKYYLHPHEYLSMRQRVASLLPLDPYSQNADGYGIRSLYFDSPVDHALYDKTNGIFGREKFRIRIYNASDSSIKLERKSKYGDYVSKESAPLTRPEYENIVHGDASSIADSPHPLVRDLYRALTYKGFRRAAIVDYVREAYVYDYGDVRITFDKKLSSGINSLDLFDPGLAFREALDDSTRTILEIKFNRFLPEPVRLITTPAASVRSTISKYVICREAAKLHFKR
- a CDS encoding DUF4956 domain-containing protein — protein: MDDTINFQDLFKKSALHLDAFRTVSYIDVLLGLITSLGVGLFIFYIYRKTFRGVVYSYNYNAAFVLMCMITSMIIMTISSNIVLSLGMVGALSIVRFRTAVKDPLDIVYMFWSIAGGIATGAKLYPVALIGSLVIGLVLLWLSRRKVREQPYLLIIRHSEDATTELRVRMRKIEHTLRSKTIRKDFVELTVELRMRDNNTSFVHDISSIEGVMDVSLINYTGDYAQ
- a CDS encoding amino acid ABC transporter ATP-binding protein produces the protein MITVKNLQKAFGKLEILKGIDLTIQKGEVIVVIGPSGSGKSTFLRCLNLLEQPTGGEITFEGQSITDRKHDINVTREKMGMVFQQFNLFPHKTVLQNITLAPIKVKKQSPAEADKIAMDLLRTVGLEDKKDAYPSQLSGGQKQRIAIARALAMHPHVMLFDEPTSALDPEMVGEVLEVMKKLAEQGMTMVIVTHEMGFAREVGDRILFMDGGFIVEQGTPAEVFGSPKNARTKDFLSKVL
- a CDS encoding amino acid ABC transporter permease, which codes for MNLLNMAYEYRSFFLTGLQYTLLLAVIGVICGFVLGIVVALLRMSSFRVLRWIAAAWVEFLRGTPMLVQLFIIHYGLPSIGLEFTAIQSGVITLTINSSAYLAEIFRAGIQGVNLGQTEASRSLGMTQAMTMRYIVLPQALKNVLPAIGNEFITIIKESSIVGMIGAMDLLFQARTITTITYDGLTPLLVITLMYFILTFTLSKVLGRLERRWSASDHR
- a CDS encoding transporter substrate-binding domain-containing protein, with translation MNKWIKMSMGMLLAASLISGCGKDGSTTNTTEGNAGAAKTLTLGTSADFPPYEFHKIVEGKDTIVGFDIDIAKEIASDMGAELVIKDLPFDSLLNELSSGRVDMVISGLSPTPDRAKQIDLSDIYYKAEQAVVVREADKDKFSTMDTLKGAKIGIQTGSIQEDIAKGIEGAKLTSLAKISDIVLQLQSNRVDASIMEGPVAKSFVKNVKGLTITDAKPQVEDDGYVIGVKKGNSELLTQINKTLGELNSAGKIEEYVTKASDLAVSK